Proteins encoded within one genomic window of Pedobacter africanus:
- the plsX gene encoding phosphate acyltransferase PlsX, with translation MKIGLDIMGGDYAPKANVLGAIAAHPLLSPDEHLVLIGDTQQIKPLLSENGFNPDHFEYVHTEEVIGMGEHPTKAIVQKPNSSISVGFNLLKEGKLDSFASAGNSGAMLVGAVFSVKTIPGIIRPCLSTFLPKLSGGVGLMVDVGANADCKPDTLLQFGVLGSLYAENVMGIKAPKVALMNIGEEDEKGNMLSLATFPLMKDTKLFNFVGNVEGRDLFNDKADVIVCDGFTGNVMLKLAESFYVLTLKRGLKDEFFDRFNYENYGGSPVLGVNAPVIIGHGISSPTAVKNMILQSRDMITTGLVGKIQAAFK, from the coding sequence ATGAAAATAGGTCTCGATATAATGGGCGGAGACTATGCTCCTAAAGCAAATGTTTTAGGAGCAATAGCTGCTCATCCATTGTTGTCTCCAGATGAACACTTGGTGCTTATCGGAGATACCCAGCAGATTAAGCCCCTCCTATCCGAAAACGGATTCAATCCTGATCACTTTGAATATGTTCATACCGAAGAAGTAATCGGTATGGGCGAACATCCCACTAAGGCTATTGTTCAAAAGCCTAACTCAAGCATTTCTGTTGGGTTCAATTTACTGAAAGAAGGTAAACTGGATTCCTTTGCCAGTGCAGGAAACTCCGGAGCAATGCTAGTAGGTGCCGTATTTAGTGTAAAAACTATTCCTGGCATCATCAGACCTTGTCTTTCTACTTTTCTTCCAAAATTAAGCGGTGGTGTAGGCCTCATGGTTGACGTTGGCGCCAATGCCGATTGTAAACCAGATACCTTACTCCAATTTGGCGTTCTGGGTAGCCTGTATGCTGAAAATGTAATGGGCATCAAGGCGCCTAAAGTTGCATTGATGAATATTGGCGAAGAAGATGAAAAAGGTAACATGCTGAGCCTGGCTACCTTCCCCTTAATGAAAGATACCAAGCTGTTTAATTTTGTGGGCAATGTGGAAGGAAGGGATTTATTTAACGACAAGGCTGACGTTATTGTTTGCGACGGTTTTACGGGAAATGTAATGCTAAAACTTGCTGAATCGTTTTACGTGTTAACCTTAAAAAGAGGTTTAAAGGATGAGTTCTTTGATCGCTTTAACTATGAGAACTACGGAGGAAGCCCTGTTTTAGGGGTAAACGCTCCTGTGATCATCGGCCATGGCATTTCAAGCCCTACTGCCGTAAAAAACATGATCCTGCAGTCCAGAGACATGATTACAACTGGCTTGGTTGGAAAAATACAGGCCGCATTTAAATAA
- the rpmF gene encoding 50S ribosomal protein L32: MAHPKRKVSKSRRDKRRTHYKAEAPSLATCQTTGAIHTPHRAYNVDGNLYYNGKLVIENTSIG; encoded by the coding sequence ATGGCACATCCAAAACGTAAAGTTTCTAAGAGCAGAAGAGATAAGAGAAGAACTCACTATAAAGCAGAAGCTCCTTCTTTAGCTACTTGTCAGACAACAGGTGCAATACACACTCCTCACCGCGCTTACAACGTTGATGGTAACTTATACTACAACGGTAAATTGGTTATCGAAAACACTTCAATAGGTTAA
- a CDS encoding YceD family protein — MKPLKQFSIPFTGLKIGKHQFDFEIDNSFFDAFEYSLVKKGNLKAEVELDKQETMLILQFRINGTIVLDCDKCLAEFEAPISIQERQIVKFAEDELESDDLEIIVLSKKESEINVAELIYEFITVSVPYIKICEENGTGVKCDQEMIARLESLAVGSQQEEEQQNDDPRWAALKKLK, encoded by the coding sequence TTGAAACCATTAAAACAATTTTCAATCCCCTTTACAGGCTTAAAAATTGGCAAACATCAGTTTGATTTTGAGATTGATAACAGCTTTTTTGACGCATTTGAGTATTCTTTGGTAAAAAAAGGAAACTTAAAAGCGGAAGTTGAGCTAGACAAACAGGAAACTATGCTGATACTTCAGTTCCGCATTAACGGAACAATAGTATTGGATTGCGACAAGTGTTTAGCTGAATTTGAGGCGCCGATAAGCATACAGGAAAGACAAATTGTAAAGTTTGCTGAAGATGAACTGGAAAGCGATGATCTGGAGATCATTGTACTGAGTAAAAAGGAAAGTGAAATCAATGTAGCTGAACTGATTTACGAATTCATCACCGTATCGGTACCTTACATAAAGATATGTGAAGAGAATGGGACTGGTGTTAAATGCGACCAGGAGATGATTGCCAGACTGGAAAGTTTGGCTGTAGGATCACAACAGGAAGAAGAACAACAAAATGACGATCCAAGGTGGGCGGCATTAAAGAAATTAAAATAA
- the pdxA gene encoding 4-hydroxythreonine-4-phosphate dehydrogenase PdxA encodes MSNKIKIGISIGDTNGIGLEVILKTLSHNSILDYCTLIVYGHTKVASYHRKALGLADFAFNVINAPDAASPKKPNLINCWEEDVKIELGISNDTGGKYALLSLQRATEALVKGEIDALVTAPINKHNIQSDAFKFPGHTEYLQEQSNSNDVLMFMISEDIRVGVVTGHIPVKDIVQSITKEQIVKKLVLMNESLKKDFWIEKPKIAVLGLNPHAGDNGLLGKEEETIIIPAIQEAFDKGVICFGPYPADGFFGNGSYKQFDAVLAMYHDQGLIPFKTIAFGRGVNFSAGLKIVRTSPDHGTGYDIAGKNLADPSSFIEAVFAATHIVQHRREQEAMLSNQLRSGGKITETQFDIKDDAS; translated from the coding sequence ATGAGCAATAAAATTAAAATTGGGATAAGCATAGGTGACACGAATGGCATCGGACTGGAAGTGATTTTAAAAACACTGTCGCACAACAGCATCCTCGATTACTGTACACTTATAGTTTATGGACATACAAAAGTTGCATCTTATCATAGAAAAGCCCTGGGGCTTGCCGATTTTGCATTCAATGTAATAAATGCACCTGATGCGGCCAGTCCAAAAAAACCAAACCTGATCAATTGCTGGGAAGAAGATGTGAAGATAGAACTAGGCATATCAAACGATACAGGAGGAAAATACGCCTTGCTATCGCTCCAGAGAGCTACTGAAGCTTTGGTGAAAGGAGAAATTGATGCGCTGGTTACTGCCCCGATCAATAAGCACAATATCCAGTCGGATGCTTTTAAATTCCCCGGGCATACGGAATATTTGCAAGAGCAAAGCAACAGCAACGATGTGCTGATGTTTATGATCAGCGAAGACATACGTGTTGGTGTGGTAACCGGACATATACCGGTTAAAGATATAGTACAAAGCATTACAAAAGAACAGATTGTCAAAAAGCTGGTACTGATGAACGAAAGCCTGAAGAAAGATTTCTGGATTGAGAAACCTAAAATTGCCGTGCTTGGTTTAAACCCTCATGCCGGCGATAACGGCCTGCTGGGGAAAGAAGAAGAAACGATAATTATACCTGCCATCCAGGAAGCATTTGACAAAGGCGTGATCTGTTTTGGCCCTTATCCTGCTGATGGCTTTTTTGGAAATGGCAGCTACAAACAATTTGACGCCGTATTGGCTATGTATCATGACCAGGGACTGATCCCTTTCAAAACTATAGCCTTTGGCAGAGGGGTCAACTTCTCGGCCGGCTTAAAGATTGTACGCACTTCGCCCGATCACGGTACAGGCTACGATATTGCCGGAAAAAACCTGGCCGATCCCTCCTCATTTATTGAAGCTGTATTTGCTGCTACCCACATTGTACAGCATAGAAGAGAGCAGGAAGCCATGTTGAGCAACCAGCTGAGAAGCGGCGGAAAAATCACTGAGACCCAATTCGATATTAAAGATGACGCTTCATAA
- the rsmA gene encoding 16S rRNA (adenine(1518)-N(6)/adenine(1519)-N(6))-dimethyltransferase RsmA — protein sequence MSLVKAKKHLGQHFLTDKNIAAKIVNGLIHTDKYTQILEVGPGMGILSDLLLERKDLETFLIDIDVESYHFLQQKYPQLGNRLINGDFLALDLSAIFKEKYAIIGNFPYNISSQILFKVLENRANVVEMVGMFQKEVAERCASKAGTKDYGILSVLIQAYYDIEYLFTVKPGTFNPPPKVNSGVIRLSRNKVETLPCDEKLFWRTVKAGFNQRRKTLRNALSGVVPKDKMDNHLFFDKRAEQLSVADFIDLTIHLSQLSK from the coding sequence ATGAGTTTGGTTAAGGCAAAAAAACATTTAGGACAACATTTTTTAACCGATAAAAATATTGCGGCAAAAATAGTAAACGGCCTTATTCATACTGATAAATATACACAGATATTGGAAGTGGGGCCAGGTATGGGTATTTTGTCGGATTTGCTGTTGGAAAGGAAAGATCTGGAGACCTTTTTAATTGATATTGATGTAGAGTCCTATCACTTCCTGCAGCAGAAATATCCGCAGCTGGGTAATAGGCTGATCAATGGAGATTTTCTGGCCCTTGATCTTTCAGCCATTTTTAAAGAGAAATATGCCATCATCGGTAATTTTCCTTACAACATCTCCTCTCAGATTCTGTTCAAGGTATTGGAAAACAGGGCAAATGTAGTAGAGATGGTGGGTATGTTCCAGAAAGAAGTGGCTGAACGGTGTGCTTCGAAAGCCGGAACCAAAGATTATGGCATCCTGAGTGTGCTGATTCAGGCCTATTATGATATAGAATACCTTTTTACGGTAAAGCCAGGGACTTTTAATCCTCCTCCAAAAGTGAATTCTGGGGTGATCAGGCTGAGCAGGAATAAGGTAGAAACACTTCCATGTGATGAGAAATTGTTTTGGCGGACAGTTAAGGCCGGGTTTAACCAGCGCCGGAAAACGCTTCGAAATGCACTTTCAGGAGTAGTTCCTAAAGATAAAATGGACAATCATCTATTCTTCGATAAACGTGCAGAGCAGCTGAGCGTTGCAGACTTTATTGACCTTACCATTCATCTATCCCAACTCTCAAAATAA
- a CDS encoding 2-hydroxyacid dehydrogenase translates to MKGKILIVDDLHPAFKDSAAGMGYEVNDQPLITRAETLAIIADYEGIAVRTKFRIDEELLTAAPKLKFIARAGAGLDNIDEAPAKQRGIQLLNAPEGNMDAVGEHALGLLLALMNNFRRADAEVRNGIWDREGNRGYELRGKTVGVIGYGHMGQSFAKKLSGLDLKVIAYDKYKTGFGDTWAKEASMEEIVKYSDVLSLHIPLTKETRHMVDEEYLFHFRKPIFFINTARGEIVQTKALLQAIEQGKILGAGLDVLETEKFPALSVQDWYPALRSSEKVLLTPHVGGWTFDSYRRISEVLAEKLKELKK, encoded by the coding sequence ATGAAAGGAAAAATCTTAATTGTTGACGACCTGCACCCCGCCTTTAAAGACTCCGCTGCAGGTATGGGATATGAAGTGAACGACCAGCCTTTAATTACCAGGGCGGAAACCCTGGCCATAATTGCAGACTATGAAGGAATTGCAGTGCGTACAAAATTCCGCATTGATGAAGAGCTTTTGACGGCAGCACCAAAGCTTAAATTTATTGCAAGGGCAGGGGCAGGGCTGGATAATATTGATGAAGCTCCTGCTAAGCAAAGAGGAATTCAACTCCTGAATGCACCAGAAGGCAATATGGATGCAGTGGGCGAACATGCCCTTGGTTTATTGCTCGCGCTGATGAATAATTTTCGCAGGGCAGATGCCGAAGTTCGCAATGGTATATGGGACAGGGAAGGGAACCGTGGCTATGAACTGAGAGGAAAAACAGTAGGTGTCATTGGTTATGGCCATATGGGCCAGAGCTTTGCAAAAAAACTTTCGGGGCTCGACCTTAAAGTGATAGCCTATGATAAGTATAAAACAGGCTTTGGTGACACCTGGGCAAAAGAGGCGAGTATGGAAGAAATAGTAAAGTACAGCGATGTGCTGAGCCTGCACATCCCTTTGACAAAAGAAACCCGGCATATGGTGGATGAGGAATACCTGTTCCATTTTCGTAAGCCCATTTTCTTTATCAATACTGCCAGAGGGGAAATTGTGCAAACCAAGGCCCTGTTACAAGCTATTGAACAAGGAAAAATATTGGGTGCAGGATTGGATGTGCTGGAAACAGAGAAATTTCCTGCACTAAGCGTGCAGGATTGGTATCCTGCACTCCGTTCCTCAGAAAAAGTGCTCCTTACACCTCATGTCGGGGGCTGGACTTTCGATTCTTACCGCAGGATTTCGGAAGTACTGGCAGAAAAACTTAAGGAATTAAAGAAATAA
- the greA gene encoding transcription elongation factor GreA codes for MTEVTYYTQDGLDKLKEELQQLKTTGRQLISKAIAEARDKGDLSENAEYDAAKEAQGLHEAKIAKLEATLSTARLIDESKLDTSKVLALSIVKIKNIKNGATMSYQLVAESEADLKTGKISVKSPIAKGLLGKSVGDKTEIEVPAGKIEFEILEISR; via the coding sequence ATGACAGAGGTAACGTATTATACCCAAGATGGTTTAGATAAACTGAAAGAAGAACTGCAGCAACTTAAAACTACCGGAAGGCAGTTAATTTCTAAGGCAATAGCAGAAGCAAGGGATAAAGGAGATCTTTCTGAGAATGCGGAGTATGATGCAGCAAAAGAAGCACAGGGTTTGCATGAAGCAAAAATAGCCAAACTTGAGGCTACCCTTTCTACTGCCCGACTGATAGATGAGTCTAAACTGGATACTTCAAAAGTGCTTGCACTTTCTATCGTAAAAATAAAAAATATAAAGAATGGGGCTACGATGTCCTACCAGTTGGTAGCAGAGTCGGAAGCGGATCTTAAAACCGGAAAAATTTCAGTAAAATCACCTATTGCAAAGGGGCTACTGGGGAAATCAGTTGGCGATAAAACCGAAATTGAAGTTCCGGCAGGAAAAATAGAGTTCGAAATTTTAGAGATCAGCAGATAA
- a CDS encoding HIT family protein gives MASIFSKIISGEIPAHVVAETTEFLAFLDVNPLVMGHVLVIPKKEVDYIFDMDDESYFGLTLFAKIVATGLKEAFPCKKVGVAVIGLEVPHVHIHLIPMNNVSDMNFSREKLKPSQEELAEAAVKIKTVLGKD, from the coding sequence ATGGCAAGTATCTTTTCTAAAATAATAAGCGGCGAGATTCCTGCCCACGTGGTAGCCGAAACTACCGAATTTTTAGCTTTCCTGGATGTAAACCCACTGGTTATGGGGCATGTACTGGTTATCCCTAAAAAAGAGGTCGACTATATTTTTGATATGGACGATGAAAGCTATTTCGGGCTAACCTTGTTCGCTAAAATTGTAGCGACGGGATTAAAAGAGGCTTTCCCATGTAAAAAGGTAGGTGTGGCGGTGATCGGATTGGAGGTGCCTCATGTACATATTCATCTCATCCCGATGAACAACGTCAGCGATATGAATTTCAGTAGAGAAAAACTGAAACCTAGCCAGGAAGAACTTGCCGAAGCAGCGGTTAAAATAAAAACTGTACTGGGAAAAGATTAG
- a CDS encoding nucleotide pyrophosphohydrolase: protein MTIQEAQETVDQWIKTTGIRYFNELTNTAILMEEVGEVARIMSRKYGEQSFKKSDEAVDLGDEMADVFFVLICLANQTGIDLTAAMEKNLAKKSIRDAERHKNNEKLK, encoded by the coding sequence ATGACGATACAGGAAGCACAGGAAACCGTAGATCAATGGATCAAAACAACAGGCATCCGTTATTTCAATGAGCTGACCAATACCGCCATACTGATGGAAGAGGTTGGAGAAGTGGCCAGGATCATGTCGCGTAAATATGGCGAGCAGTCATTCAAAAAGAGTGATGAAGCTGTAGACCTCGGTGATGAAATGGCCGATGTCTTTTTTGTGTTGATATGCCTGGCCAACCAAACAGGCATAGACCTGACAGCGGCTATGGAAAAAAATCTGGCAAAAAAGAGCATCCGCGACGCTGAACGGCATAAGAACAACGAGAAATTAAAATAA
- the dtd gene encoding D-aminoacyl-tRNA deacylase, translated as MRAVIQRVIAANCEVEGIVTGTIDNGFVVLLGIEDADNIEDLEWLSSKIVNMRVFSDENGLMNKALPDVDGNVLLISQFTLFASTKKGNRPGFTKAARPDKAIPLYEAMTKQLSVLLGKPVQTGVFGADMKISLVNDGPVTITIDTKNKE; from the coding sequence ATGCGTGCGGTTATCCAAAGGGTTATAGCAGCAAACTGCGAAGTAGAAGGCATAGTTACAGGAACTATTGATAACGGTTTTGTGGTATTATTGGGTATTGAAGATGCAGACAATATCGAAGATCTGGAATGGCTGTCCTCAAAAATAGTGAACATGCGGGTATTCAGCGATGAAAACGGTTTAATGAACAAAGCATTGCCGGACGTTGACGGGAATGTCCTTCTGATCAGCCAGTTTACCCTATTTGCATCTACCAAAAAGGGGAACCGACCAGGTTTTACAAAGGCTGCGAGACCAGATAAGGCCATTCCTTTGTATGAAGCGATGACTAAGCAGCTCTCAGTATTACTTGGAAAACCTGTACAGACTGGGGTATTTGGGGCCGACATGAAAATCAGCCTGGTAAATGATGGCCCCGTAACGATAACAATTGACACAAAAAATAAAGAATAA
- the rsgA gene encoding ribosome small subunit-dependent GTPase A, with translation MQGLVIKSTGSWYQVHAEDGQDYDCRIKGKFRIQGIQTTNPIAVGDHVEFEFEPNSDNGIINKLHDRRNYIIRKSINLSKQAQIIAANIDQAFLVVTLASPRTSLGFIDRFLATAEAYDIPAILIFNKLDLFHEEGLAILAEYAAIYENIGYPCYTVSALKGTNIPLIETLLKDKTTLFSGHSGVGKSSLINALLPGRDIKTGEISESSDKGQHTTTFAEMHTLPFGGYLIDTPGIRELGIFDIRPEELGHYFREMRDMMHECKFNNCRHVNEPGCAIIKAVEQGEIAPSRYESYLSIYHGNETRA, from the coding sequence ATGCAAGGATTAGTTATAAAATCGACAGGAAGCTGGTACCAGGTACATGCAGAAGATGGCCAGGATTACGATTGCAGGATAAAGGGAAAATTCAGGATACAGGGCATTCAAACGACCAACCCTATTGCGGTGGGCGACCATGTAGAGTTTGAATTTGAACCAAATTCCGACAATGGCATTATCAATAAGTTGCATGACCGGCGAAATTACATCATCCGTAAGTCGATCAACTTGTCTAAACAAGCCCAAATAATTGCCGCCAATATAGATCAGGCTTTTCTGGTGGTTACTCTGGCTTCTCCACGTACTTCGCTGGGTTTTATAGACAGGTTTCTTGCCACTGCCGAAGCCTATGATATTCCGGCAATACTGATTTTCAATAAGCTTGATCTTTTCCATGAAGAAGGTCTGGCTATTCTTGCCGAATATGCGGCAATTTATGAGAACATTGGTTATCCCTGTTACACGGTGTCAGCCCTGAAAGGCACAAATATCCCTTTAATTGAAACTTTACTTAAAGATAAAACCACCTTATTTTCAGGACATTCCGGCGTGGGTAAGTCCAGCCTCATCAATGCTTTGCTACCGGGAAGGGACATCAAAACCGGCGAAATATCAGAGTCAAGCGATAAAGGCCAGCATACCACCACCTTTGCAGAGATGCATACCCTGCCTTTCGGTGGTTATCTGATTGATACACCGGGCATACGCGAACTGGGTATATTTGACATCCGGCCTGAAGAATTGGGCCATTACTTCAGGGAAATGAGGGACATGATGCACGAATGTAAATTCAACAACTGCAGGCATGTTAATGAACCTGGCTGTGCAATAATAAAAGCCGTTGAGCAGGGCGAAATTGCCCCAAGCAGGTACGAAAGCTACCTGAGTATTTATCACGGTAACGAAACCAGGGCTTAA
- the thrA gene encoding bifunctional aspartate kinase/homoserine dehydrogenase I: MNILKFGGTSVGSVESIRALIGILKERKGAENPVVVLSAMGGVTNSLLQMAENARNAQDYTDDLKKVEQKHFDVIRALLPAIAQNPVLTRLKIYFNELEDILQSVYNLRELSLQTKDLILSYGERCSNVMVSHIARQHFANAGYVDGSELIKTDSNFGQAKVNTYLTETLIRDFYESNADKLLFVTGFISSNDEGRITTLGRGGSDYTAAIWGAALSADEIEIWTDVDGMLTADPRIVKKAFSLPELSYTEAMELSYFGAKVIYPPTMIPAFLKKIPIVIKNTFNVDFPGTYIKHGAHASKLPIKGISSIDEISILNLSGSGMVGKAGFAGRLFSLLSREQVNVVLITQSSSEHSITFAVKPADALKALSLINREFELELQARKLEYPEVENGLSVLAIVGENMKRTPGISGRLFSALGRNGVNIRAIAQGSSEYNISVIIGRSDLSKAVNAVHDAFYADLKKTLNVFCLGTGNIGKTLFRQLQDQMPFLAQNNDLQVKVMGVSNTRRMYLNPEGIDLSNWEKSLEEKGQKADLTEFIGQMKDMNLANCVFVDNTASHNPIQHYLDVLQSSISVVTCNKIGNSAEYDQYVAFKQAARKHGVDFYYETNVGAGLPIIRTLKDLMMSGDRIARIEAILSGTISYIFNNFKGQRLFHDVVKEAQDLGYTEPDPRDDLNGKDFMRKMLILARDAGYALEEKDVTIESMLPAACLAAKSVEEFYVELQNNAAYFENLKNEAAQNQKVLRYIGKLEDGKVTITLQMVDDAHPFFMLSGSDNIISFTTDRYKDRPLVVKGPGAGAEVTAAGVFADIINVGKR, translated from the coding sequence ATGAATATTTTAAAATTTGGAGGTACTTCTGTCGGTTCTGTCGAAAGCATACGGGCCCTGATCGGGATACTCAAAGAGAGAAAGGGAGCTGAAAACCCCGTTGTTGTTCTGTCCGCTATGGGGGGTGTAACGAACTCTCTGCTGCAGATGGCCGAAAATGCCCGGAACGCCCAGGACTATACCGATGACCTTAAAAAGGTAGAGCAGAAACATTTTGACGTGATACGTGCATTGCTGCCAGCCATTGCCCAAAACCCAGTCCTGACCAGACTGAAAATCTATTTTAATGAGTTGGAGGATATCCTTCAATCGGTATACAACCTGCGGGAACTGAGCCTGCAGACGAAAGACCTGATACTCAGTTATGGCGAACGGTGTTCAAATGTAATGGTGAGCCACATCGCCAGACAACATTTTGCCAATGCCGGATATGTAGATGGTTCTGAACTGATCAAGACCGACAGCAACTTTGGGCAGGCTAAGGTAAATACTTACCTGACTGAAACACTCATCCGTGATTTCTATGAATCCAACGCAGATAAGCTGCTGTTTGTTACCGGTTTCATATCCAGTAACGACGAAGGCCGGATCACTACGCTTGGTCGTGGCGGAAGTGATTATACTGCGGCCATCTGGGGTGCCGCCCTTAGTGCCGATGAAATAGAGATATGGACAGATGTGGATGGGATGCTGACCGCCGACCCGAGAATTGTAAAAAAGGCATTTTCTTTACCTGAATTAAGTTATACCGAAGCAATGGAGCTTTCTTATTTCGGCGCAAAGGTGATCTACCCGCCGACGATGATCCCTGCTTTCCTGAAGAAAATCCCAATCGTCATTAAAAATACCTTCAATGTTGACTTTCCGGGAACTTACATCAAACATGGGGCACACGCATCAAAACTGCCTATCAAGGGTATTTCTTCTATTGATGAGATCAGTATCCTGAATCTCTCAGGAAGCGGCATGGTAGGCAAGGCAGGTTTTGCCGGCCGACTCTTTTCTCTCTTGTCAAGAGAGCAGGTTAATGTAGTGCTCATCACTCAATCGTCATCAGAACACAGCATTACCTTTGCAGTTAAACCCGCAGATGCTTTAAAAGCACTTTCGCTCATCAACAGGGAATTTGAGCTTGAACTTCAGGCCCGTAAGCTGGAATATCCTGAGGTAGAGAACGGGCTTTCTGTGCTGGCTATCGTTGGGGAAAACATGAAACGGACCCCCGGGATTTCAGGACGTTTGTTTAGTGCCTTGGGAAGAAATGGTGTGAACATCCGTGCCATTGCGCAGGGTTCTTCAGAGTATAACATCTCTGTAATCATTGGGCGTTCCGATTTGTCGAAGGCTGTAAATGCGGTACATGATGCCTTTTATGCCGACCTTAAAAAAACACTGAACGTGTTCTGCCTGGGGACCGGAAATATCGGCAAAACCCTTTTCAGGCAATTACAGGACCAAATGCCTTTCCTTGCGCAGAACAACGACCTGCAGGTAAAGGTAATGGGGGTCAGCAATACACGGAGAATGTACCTCAACCCCGAAGGGATAGACCTCAGTAACTGGGAAAAAAGTCTTGAAGAAAAAGGGCAAAAAGCCGATCTTACAGAATTTATCGGGCAGATGAAGGACATGAACCTGGCCAATTGTGTGTTTGTAGACAATACCGCAAGCCATAACCCCATCCAGCATTACCTGGATGTGCTGCAATCCAGCATTTCTGTGGTAACCTGTAACAAAATAGGGAATTCTGCAGAATATGATCAGTATGTAGCCTTTAAGCAGGCTGCCAGAAAGCATGGAGTAGATTTTTATTATGAGACCAATGTTGGTGCGGGACTGCCCATCATTCGTACTTTGAAAGATCTGATGATGAGCGGCGACCGGATTGCCCGTATAGAAGCTATTTTGTCGGGCACCATATCTTATATCTTTAATAATTTTAAGGGCCAGCGCTTATTTCATGACGTGGTAAAAGAGGCGCAAGACCTGGGGTACACTGAGCCGGATCCGCGTGACGACCTGAACGGAAAAGATTTTATGCGCAAGATGCTGATCCTGGCCCGCGATGCAGGCTATGCATTGGAAGAAAAAGACGTAACCATTGAAAGCATGCTCCCAGCGGCCTGTCTTGCCGCCAAAAGCGTGGAAGAATTCTATGTAGAATTACAAAACAATGCGGCTTATTTTGAAAACCTTAAAAATGAAGCTGCACAAAACCAAAAAGTGTTAAGGTATATAGGTAAACTGGAAGATGGCAAGGTTACCATTACCCTGCAAATGGTTGATGATGCGCATCCTTTCTTCATGCTTTCGGGAAGTGACAACATCATCTCTTTTACGACCGATCGCTATAAGGACCGCCCGTTAGTGGTCAAGGGGCCAGGAGCCGGTGCCGAGGTTACCGCCGCAGGCGTATTTGCTGACATTATAAACGTAGGAAAAAGATAA
- a CDS encoding homoserine kinase, producing the protein MTRRSIKVFAPATVANVVCGFDVLGFAVDQPGDEVIMRLSDKPGVSLLKITGDGGKLPLNPEKNTVSAIAREYLGHIGRPEVGVEIELHKKMPIGSGLGSSSASTVAGLFAINSLMDSPLNNKELVPFAMKGEELACGYGHADNVAPALMGGFVLIRSYSPLDIISLPFPADLHAAIVYPEVDVPTKDARQMIRSKVFLKDAVTQWGNVAGLVSGLFMNDYELIGRSMTDVLVEPTRSILIPDFYKLRSQAMKAGAVGFGISGSGPSVFALTKDKETALQITASLQHHLKNISINSLAFVSEVNKKGPVILD; encoded by the coding sequence ATGACTAGAAGATCTATAAAAGTTTTTGCCCCCGCTACCGTTGCCAATGTGGTTTGTGGTTTTGATGTACTGGGTTTTGCGGTAGACCAACCCGGTGATGAGGTGATCATGCGCCTGAGCGATAAACCAGGCGTTTCCCTTTTAAAGATAACCGGTGACGGAGGAAAACTACCCCTGAATCCTGAAAAAAATACGGTGAGTGCCATCGCCCGCGAGTATCTGGGGCACATTGGCCGGCCCGAAGTTGGGGTGGAAATAGAGCTGCATAAGAAAATGCCGATTGGCAGTGGCCTGGGCTCCAGTTCTGCCAGTACCGTAGCTGGGCTTTTTGCCATCAATTCCTTAATGGACAGTCCGCTCAACAATAAAGAACTGGTTCCCTTTGCTATGAAGGGTGAGGAACTGGCCTGTGGTTATGGACATGCTGATAATGTTGCGCCCGCTTTGATGGGAGGTTTCGTTCTCATCAGAAGTTACAGCCCTTTAGATATCATCAGCTTGCCTTTTCCTGCTGATCTCCACGCAGCAATTGTGTATCCTGAAGTGGATGTGCCTACCAAAGATGCGAGGCAAATGATCCGCTCCAAGGTTTTCCTGAAAGATGCGGTAACCCAATGGGGAAATGTGGCGGGGTTGGTTTCAGGATTGTTTATGAATGATTATGAACTGATAGGTCGGAGCATGACCGATGTACTGGTTGAACCCACCCGGTCTATTCTTATACCTGATTTTTATAAACTCAGGTCGCAGGCCATGAAAGCAGGAGCTGTGGGCTTCGGGATTTCCGGTTCTGGGCCCTCTGTATTTGCGCTTACAAAGGATAAGGAGACGGCCCTGCAAATTACTGCCAGCTTACAGCATCATTTAAAAAACATTTCCATTAACAGTCTGGCTTTCGTGTCGGAAGTCAACAAAAAAGGACCAGTAATATTAGACTAA